Proteins co-encoded in one Desulfobacteraceae bacterium genomic window:
- a CDS encoding ADP-ribosylglycohydrolase family protein, protein MTAKDRGMVMAAFAADALALGGHWVYNTQVLAKKFGRLERLEAPLAKNYHGTKGAGDFTHYGDQTLVLLESIAAADGFELAAFAADWRAFMKTYDGYIDGATRGTLENFEAGAAPEASGAASTDLAGAVRIAPLVYRYRDDLDALLAAARAQTAMTHNHPLVVAAADFLAHTAWAVLGGSAPVAAMQQAAAAVDGVPELAQWLNAGCDSRSRETAAVIADFGQACEIEMAFPAMVHLVARYENDLKNALVENVMAGGDSAGRGMAVGLILGAWLGEAAIPGDWVGGMRQAEKIAGLLAALDPKG, encoded by the coding sequence ATGACAGCTAAAGATAGAGGAATGGTGATGGCCGCGTTTGCGGCCGATGCGCTGGCCCTGGGGGGGCACTGGGTATACAACACCCAGGTGCTGGCGAAGAAGTTCGGCCGGCTGGAGCGCCTTGAGGCGCCCCTGGCCAAAAACTATCATGGTACCAAGGGGGCCGGCGACTTTACCCACTACGGCGACCAGACCCTGGTGCTGCTTGAATCCATAGCCGCTGCGGACGGGTTTGAGCTGGCCGCTTTTGCCGCCGACTGGCGGGCCTTCATGAAAACCTACGACGGCTATATAGACGGCGCCACACGCGGGACCCTGGAAAATTTCGAAGCCGGCGCCGCCCCCGAGGCCAGCGGGGCGGCCTCAACCGATCTGGCCGGGGCGGTGCGGATTGCACCCCTGGTCTACCGCTACCGGGACGATCTGGATGCTCTGCTGGCCGCTGCCCGGGCCCAGACCGCCATGACCCACAATCACCCCCTGGTGGTCGCGGCGGCCGATTTTCTGGCCCATACGGCCTGGGCAGTGCTGGGGGGCAGCGCCCCGGTCGCCGCCATGCAGCAGGCCGCGGCGGCGGTGGACGGAGTCCCGGAACTGGCGCAGTGGCTGAATGCCGGGTGCGACAGCCGCAGCCGGGAAACCGCCGCAGTCATCGCCGATTTTGGTCAGGCCTGCGAAATCGAGATGGCCTTTCCCGCCATGGTGCACCTGGTGGCGCGCTATGAAAACGACCTCAAAAACGCTCTGGTGGAAAACGTGATGGCCGGCGGCGATTCGGCCGGCCGGGGGATGGCCGTCGGTCTGATCCTGGGCGCCTGGCTGGGGGAGGCCGCCATTCCCGGCGACTGGGTTGGCGGTATGCGCCAGGCCGAAAAAATCGCTGGGCTGCTGGCGGCGCTCGACCCCAAAGGATAG